The Streptococcus sp. VT 162 genome has a window encoding:
- a CDS encoding dihydrolipoamide acetyltransferase (unlike PdhC proteins from other organisms, some Mycoplasma lack an N-terminal lipoyl domain; in Mycoplasma hyopneumonia the PdhD proteins contains the lipoyl domain), translated as MADDKLRATPAARKLANDLGINLYDVSGSGANGRVHKEDVETYKDTNVVRISPLAKRIALEHNIAWQEIQGTGHRGKIMKKDVLALLPENIENDTIKSPAQIEKVEEVPDTITPYGEIERIPMTPMRKVIAQRMVESYLTAPTFTLNYEVDMTEMLALRKKVLDPIMEATGKKTTVTDLLSLAVVKTLMKHPYINASLTEDGKTIITHNYVNLAMAVGMDNGLMTPVVYNAEKMSLSELVVAFKDVIGRTLDGKLAPSELQNSTFTISNLGMFGVQSFGPIINQPNSAILGVSSTVEKPVVVNGEIVIRPIMSLGLTIDHRVVDGMAGAKFMKDLKTLIENPISMLV; from the coding sequence ATGGCTGATGACAAGCTAAGAGCGACTCCTGCGGCTAGAAAGTTAGCGAATGATCTAGGGATCAACCTCTACGACGTTTCTGGCTCAGGTGCAAACGGTCGTGTCCACAAAGAAGACGTGGAAACTTATAAAGACACAAATGTGGTTCGCATTTCGCCACTTGCAAAACGAATTGCCCTCGAACATAACATTGCTTGGCAGGAAATCCAAGGAACAGGTCATCGTGGTAAAATCATGAAGAAGGACGTTTTGGCCTTACTTCCTGAAAATATCGAAAACGATACTATCAAGTCTCCTGCTCAGATTGAAAAAGTGGAAGAAGTCCCAGACACTATCACTCCTTATGGTGAGATTGAGCGTATTCCAATGACACCAATGCGTAAGGTTATCGCGCAACGTATGGTTGAATCTTACCTAACTGCGCCAACTTTCACACTCAACTATGAAGTTGATATGACTGAAATGCTGGCCCTTCGTAAGAAGGTTCTTGATCCGATTATGGAAGCGACTGGTAAGAAGACTACTGTAACAGACCTTCTTTCACTCGCTGTTGTGAAAACATTGATGAAACACCCATACATCAACGCTTCATTGACAGAAGACGGCAAGACCATTATCACTCATAACTATGTCAACCTTGCGATGGCAGTTGGTATGGATAATGGATTGATGACACCTGTTGTCTATAATGCTGAAAAAATGAGTTTGTCAGAGTTGGTTGTTGCCTTTAAGGATGTAATTGGTCGTACCTTGGATGGTAAATTGGCTCCAAGCGAACTGCAAAATTCAACCTTCACAATTAGTAACTTGGGAATGTTTGGCGTTCAGTCCTTTGGTCCGATTATTAACCAACCAAACTCAGCTATCCTCGGGGTTAGCTCAACAGTTGAAAAACCTGTAGTTGTCAATGGTGAGATTGTCATTCGCCCTATCATGAGCCTTGGATTAACCATTGACCACCGTGTTGTAGATGGTATGGCTGGTGCTAAGTTTATGAAAGACTTGAAAACCTTAATTGAGAACCCAATCTCAATGTTGGTTTAA
- a CDS encoding DNA mismatch repair protein MutT — protein sequence MPQLATICYIDNGKELLMLHRNKKPNDVHEGKWIGVGGKLERGETPQECAAREILEETGLKAKPVLKGVITFPEFTPDLDWYTYVFKVTEFEGDLIDCNEGTLEWVPYDEVLSKPTWEGDHTFVEWLLEDKPFFSAKFVYDGDKLLDTQVDFYE from the coding sequence ATGCCTCAGTTAGCGACGATTTGCTACATTGATAACGGAAAAGAACTGCTCATGCTCCATCGCAATAAGAAGCCCAATGATGTCCACGAAGGTAAATGGATTGGTGTTGGTGGGAAGCTAGAGCGAGGTGAGACTCCTCAAGAATGCGCTGCGCGTGAAATCCTCGAAGAGACAGGTCTCAAAGCCAAGCCAGTACTTAAAGGTGTTATCACTTTTCCTGAATTTACGCCAGATTTAGACTGGTACACCTATGTTTTTAAGGTGACAGAGTTTGAGGGTGACTTGATTGACTGCAATGAGGGGACGCTGGAATGGGTTCCCTATGACGAGGTTTTGAGCAAGCCAACTTGGGAAGGTGACCACACCTTTGTTGAGTGGCTTTTAGAGGACAAACCCTTCTTTTCAGCCAAGTTTGTTTATGATGGGGATAAATTATTGGATACCCAAGTCGATTTCTATGAATAA
- a CDS encoding dihydrolipoyl dehydrogenase, with translation MPKAGVDMTEGQIVQWNKKVGEFVKEGEILLEIMTDKVSMELEAEEDGYLIAILKGDGETVPVTEVIGYLGEEGENISTAGAAAPEASPAPAVSASNDDGKSDDAFDIVVIGGGPAGYVAAIKAAQLGGKVALVEKSELGGTCLNRGCIPTKTYLHNAEIIENIGHAANRGIVIENPNFTVDMDKLLETKSKVVNTLVGGVAGLLRSYGVTVHKGVGTITKDKNVLVDDSELLETKKIILAGGSKVSKINVPGMESSLVMTSDDILEMNEVPESLVIIGGGVVGIELGQAFMTFGSKVTVIEMMDRIVPAMDAEVSKNLRLILERKGMTILTGTKLQEIIEENGQLRIKVEGKDDIIASKALLSIGRVPDLEGIGDVEFELDRGRIKVNEYMETSVPGIYAPGDINGTKMLAHAAFRMGEVAAENALKGNHAVAKLNLTPAAIYTLPEVAAVGLTEEQAREKYDVAIGKFNFAANGRAIASDAAQGFVKVIADKKYGEILGVHIIGPAAAELINEASSIIEMEITVEEMLKTIHGHPTYSEVMYEAFADVLGMAIHSPKKK, from the coding sequence ATGCCAAAAGCCGGCGTGGATATGACAGAAGGACAAATCGTCCAATGGAATAAAAAAGTCGGAGAATTTGTAAAAGAAGGAGAAATCCTTTTGGAAATCATGACTGACAAAGTCAGCATGGAATTGGAAGCCGAAGAAGATGGATACTTGATTGCCATCCTCAAAGGAGATGGTGAAACTGTCCCTGTAACGGAAGTTATCGGTTACCTTGGTGAAGAAGGGGAAAACATCTCAACAGCTGGAGCGGCTGCTCCAGAAGCTAGCCCAGCGCCTGCAGTTAGTGCCTCAAACGACGATGGCAAGAGCGATGATGCCTTTGATATCGTTGTGATTGGTGGAGGTCCTGCTGGATATGTAGCAGCCATTAAAGCTGCCCAACTTGGTGGTAAGGTTGCCCTTGTTGAAAAATCTGAACTCGGTGGAACCTGCTTGAACCGTGGCTGTATTCCAACCAAGACCTACCTTCACAATGCTGAAATCATCGAAAACATCGGTCATGCAGCAAACCGTGGTATCGTCATCGAAAATCCAAACTTCACTGTTGATATGGACAAACTTTTAGAAACTAAATCTAAAGTTGTCAATACCTTGGTAGGTGGTGTTGCGGGCCTTCTTCGTAGCTACGGAGTTACTGTTCATAAGGGTGTTGGTACAATCACTAAAGACAAGAATGTCTTGGTAGATGATTCTGAATTGCTTGAAACCAAGAAAATCATCCTTGCTGGTGGTTCAAAAGTCAGCAAGATCAACGTTCCTGGTATGGAATCATCACTCGTGATGACAAGTGACGATATCCTTGAAATGAATGAAGTTCCAGAAAGCCTCGTAATCATCGGTGGTGGGGTTGTCGGTATCGAACTCGGTCAGGCCTTCATGACATTTGGTTCAAAAGTAACTGTTATCGAAATGATGGACCGTATCGTTCCAGCTATGGATGCGGAAGTTTCTAAGAATCTTCGCTTGATTTTGGAACGTAAAGGTATGACTATCTTGACAGGTACAAAATTGCAAGAAATCATCGAGGAAAATGGTCAACTTCGTATCAAGGTTGAAGGAAAAGATGATATCATCGCAAGCAAAGCTCTTCTTTCAATCGGTCGTGTACCAGACCTTGAAGGAATTGGCGATGTTGAGTTTGAATTGGACCGTGGACGCATCAAGGTCAATGAATACATGGAAACTTCTGTTCCAGGAATCTACGCACCAGGTGATATCAATGGTACTAAGATGTTGGCGCACGCAGCTTTCCGCATGGGTGAAGTTGCCGCTGAAAATGCCCTCAAAGGAAATCATGCTGTTGCCAAATTGAACTTGACTCCTGCAGCCATCTATACTCTTCCTGAAGTAGCAGCAGTAGGTCTAACTGAAGAACAAGCTCGTGAGAAATACGATGTTGCTATCGGTAAATTCAACTTTGCTGCGAACGGCCGTGCTATTGCATCAGATGCGGCTCAAGGTTTCGTAAAAGTCATTGCAGATAAGAAATACGGAGAAATCCTTGGTGTGCACATCATTGGTCCTGCAGCCGCAGAATTAATCAACGAGGCATCAAGCATTATCGAAATGGAAATCACTGTTGAGGAAATGCTGAAGACCATCCACGGACACCCAACCTACTCTGAAGTGATGTACGAAGCATTTGCGGATGTTCTAGGAATGGCTATCCATTCACCTAAGAAAAAATAA
- a CDS encoding uracil-DNA glycosylase, translating to MQHSSWHALIKEQLPEGYFGKINQFMEQVYAQGTVYPPKEKVFQALLTTPLEEVKVVILGQDPYHGPGQAQGLSFSVPDSIPAPPSLQNILKELSDDIGVKKSHDLTSWAEQGVLLLNACLTVPAGQANGHAGQIWEPFTDAVIQVVNNLDRPVVFVLWGAYARKKKVLVTNPHHLIIESAHPSPLSVYRGFWGSKPFSKANAFLTEIGQEPIDWLR from the coding sequence ATGCAACATTCGTCTTGGCATGCTTTGATTAAGGAGCAATTACCTGAGGGCTATTTTGGGAAAATCAATCAATTTATGGAACAGGTCTATGCTCAGGGAACTGTTTATCCACCTAAGGAAAAAGTTTTTCAGGCTCTCTTGACTACACCACTTGAAGAAGTGAAGGTGGTGATTCTAGGGCAAGACCCCTATCACGGGCCAGGTCAAGCGCAGGGTTTGAGTTTTTCTGTACCTGACTCAATCCCAGCTCCGCCGTCCTTGCAAAACATTTTAAAAGAATTGTCAGATGATATCGGCGTTAAGAAATCACATGATTTGACGTCTTGGGCTGAGCAGGGAGTCTTACTTCTCAATGCTTGCTTGACGGTTCCTGCTGGGCAGGCCAATGGTCATGCTGGGCAGATATGGGAGCCATTTACAGATGCTGTGATTCAGGTGGTCAATAATCTAGATAGACCAGTAGTCTTTGTGCTCTGGGGCGCTTATGCACGCAAGAAGAAGGTCTTGGTTACCAATCCTCACCACTTAATTATCGAATCAGCCCATCCTAGTCCTTTATCGGTTTATAGAGGATTTTGGGGTTCCAAGCCTTTTTCCAAGGCCAATGCATTCTTAACAGAGATAGGACAAGAGCCAATCGATTGGCTTAGATAA
- a CDS encoding dihydroorotase, whose product MLLIKNGRVMDPKSGLDQVCDVLVQDGKIVKIAPEIKEEGAELIDATGLVVAPGLVDIHVHFREPGQTHKEDIHTGALAAAAGGFTTVVMMANTSPTISDVETLKEVLQSAAKEKINVKTVATITKNFNGQDLTDFKALLEAGAVGFSDDGIPLESSKVVKEAMVEAKKLNTFICLHEEDPGLNGILGFNENIAKEHFHICGATGVAEYAMIARDVMIAYATKAHVHIQHLSKEESVKVVEFAQGLGAQVTAEVAPQHFSKTEALLLTQGSNAKMNPPLRLESDRRAVIEGLKSGVITVIATDHAPHHADEKNVEDITKAPSGMTGLETSLSLGLTYLVEAGELSLMELLEKMTVNPAKLYNFEAGYLAENGPADITIFDAKADRLVDSHFASKAANSPFIGETLKGQVKYTICKGQIVYQN is encoded by the coding sequence ATGCTACTTATCAAAAATGGTCGTGTAATGGATCCCAAGTCTGGTTTGGATCAAGTGTGTGATGTTTTAGTGCAAGATGGGAAAATTGTCAAGATTGCTCCCGAAATCAAGGAAGAAGGAGCAGAGCTAATTGATGCTACTGGTCTTGTAGTTGCGCCTGGACTAGTGGATATTCATGTTCATTTCCGTGAACCTGGTCAAACCCACAAGGAGGACATCCATACTGGGGCACTAGCGGCTGCTGCAGGTGGTTTTACAACGGTTGTCATGATGGCTAATACTAGTCCAACCATTTCGGACGTAGAGACTTTGAAAGAAGTTCTCCAGTCTGCTGCCAAGGAAAAGATTAACGTCAAGACAGTTGCGACTATTACCAAGAACTTTAATGGCCAAGACTTGACAGACTTTAAGGCTCTTTTAGAAGCTGGAGCCGTTGGTTTTTCAGATGATGGAATTCCGCTTGAAAGTAGTAAAGTGGTTAAGGAAGCAATGGTAGAAGCCAAAAAACTCAATACCTTTATCTGCCTTCATGAGGAAGATCCAGGTTTGAATGGAATTCTTGGCTTTAACGAAAACATCGCTAAAGAACATTTCCATATCTGTGGAGCGACAGGAGTGGCTGAGTACGCTATGATTGCGCGCGATGTTATGATTGCCTATGCAACCAAGGCCCATGTTCACATTCAGCATTTGTCTAAGGAAGAAAGTGTCAAGGTGGTGGAGTTTGCTCAAGGACTAGGTGCGCAGGTCACAGCAGAAGTAGCGCCACAGCATTTCTCTAAGACAGAAGCTCTTCTTTTAACTCAAGGAAGCAATGCCAAAATGAATCCTCCACTTCGTTTGGAGTCAGACCGTCGTGCCGTTATCGAAGGTCTCAAGTCAGGTGTTATCACAGTTATCGCAACGGACCACGCGCCTCACCATGCAGATGAGAAAAATGTTGAAGATATCACCAAAGCACCATCTGGTATGACAGGTTTGGAAACCTCTCTTTCTCTTGGTTTGACTTATTTGGTGGAAGCTGGTGAGTTGAGCTTGATGGAATTGCTAGAAAAAATGACTGTCAATCCAGCCAAGCTTTACAACTTTGAAGCAGGTTACTTGGCTGAGAATGGTCCAGCGGATATCACTATCTTTGACGCTAAGGCTGACCGCCTTGTGGACTCCCATTTTGCGTCAAAAGCAGCTAATTCCCCATTTATCGGTGAAACTTTAAAAGGGCAGGTTAAATATACCATCTGCAAGGGACAAATTGTCTACCAAAACTAG
- a CDS encoding pyruvate dehydrogenase produces METKTMSFRDTIILAMSEEMRRDENVFLMGEDVGVFGGDFGTSVGMLEEFGPERVRDCPISEAAISGAAAGAAMTGLRPIVDMTFMDFSVIAMDNIVNQAAKTRYMFGGKGQVPMTVRCAAGNGVGSAAQHSQSLESWFTHIPGLKVVAPGTPADMKGLLKSSIRDNNPVIILEYKSEFNQKGEVPVDPDYTIPLGVGEIKREGTDVTVVTYGKMLRRVVQAAEELAEEGISVEIVDPRTLVPLDKDIIINSVKKTGKVVLVNDAHKTSGYIGEISAIISESEAFDYLDAPIRRCAGEDVPMPYAQNLENAMIPTVESIKDAIRKTYNKE; encoded by the coding sequence ATGGAAACAAAAACAATGTCGTTCCGTGACACCATTATCCTTGCTATGTCTGAGGAAATGCGTCGCGATGAAAATGTATTCTTGATGGGAGAAGACGTCGGTGTCTTTGGAGGAGACTTCGGAACTTCTGTTGGAATGCTCGAAGAATTTGGTCCAGAACGTGTTCGTGACTGTCCGATTTCTGAAGCTGCTATCTCAGGTGCAGCAGCAGGAGCAGCCATGACAGGACTTCGTCCAATCGTCGATATGACCTTCATGGACTTCTCGGTCATTGCCATGGACAATATCGTCAACCAAGCTGCTAAAACACGTTACATGTTTGGTGGGAAAGGTCAGGTTCCAATGACTGTCCGATGTGCAGCTGGTAACGGAGTTGGTTCTGCAGCTCAGCACTCTCAGTCTCTAGAGTCTTGGTTCACACACATCCCAGGTCTTAAGGTTGTAGCTCCAGGTACACCTGCTGACATGAAAGGACTTCTCAAGTCTTCTATCCGTGATAACAACCCTGTTATCATCCTTGAATACAAGTCAGAATTTAACCAAAAAGGGGAAGTGCCAGTTGATCCAGACTATACAATCCCACTTGGGGTTGGGGAAATCAAACGCGAAGGTACAGATGTAACAGTCGTTACTTATGGAAAAATGCTTCGCCGTGTGGTTCAAGCTGCTGAAGAATTAGCAGAAGAGGGAATTTCAGTTGAAATTGTGGACCCACGTACCCTCGTTCCACTTGATAAGGATATCATCATTAACTCAGTGAAGAAGACTGGTAAGGTCGTTCTGGTCAACGACGCCCACAAAACAAGTGGCTATATCGGAGAGATTTCAGCTATTATTTCAGAATCAGAAGCATTTGATTATCTAGACGCACCAATCCGCCGTTGCGCCGGAGAAGATGTGCCAATGCCTTACGCACAAAATCTAGAAAATGCAATGATTCCAACAGTTGAAAGCATCAAAGATGCCATCCGTAAAACCTATAACAAAGAATAA
- a CDS encoding lipoate--protein ligase, translated as MKYIINHSNDTAFNIALEEYAFKHLLDEDQIFLLWINKPSIIVGRHQNTIEEINRDYVRENGIEVVRRISGGGAVYHDLNNLNYTIISKEDENKAFDFKSFSTPVINTLAQLGVKAEFTGRNDLEIDGKKFCGNAQAYINGRIMHHGCLLFDVDLSVLANALKVSKDKFESKGVKSVRARVTNIVNELPEKITVEEFRDLLLEYMKKEYPEMTEYVFSEEEMAEINRIKDTKFATWDWNYGKSPEFNVRRGTKFTSGKVEVFANVIESKIQDIKIYGDFFGIEDVVAVEDVLRGVKYEREDVLKALETIDITRYFAGISREEIAEAVVG; from the coding sequence ATGAAATACATTATCAATCATTCAAACGACACTGCTTTTAATATCGCCTTGGAAGAATATGCCTTTAAACACTTACTAGATGAGGATCAAATCTTCCTTCTTTGGATTAACAAACCTTCTATCATTGTTGGTCGTCACCAGAACACTATCGAAGAAATCAATCGTGATTATGTTCGCGAAAATGGTATTGAGGTAGTCCGCCGTATCAGTGGTGGTGGAGCTGTTTATCACGATTTAAATAACCTCAACTACACCATCATTTCAAAAGAAGATGAAAACAAGGCCTTTGACTTCAAGAGCTTTTCAACTCCAGTTATCAATACCTTAGCTCAACTAGGCGTTAAAGCTGAGTTCACAGGCCGTAACGACCTTGAAATTGATGGCAAGAAATTCTGTGGAAATGCCCAAGCCTATATCAATGGCCGTATCATGCACCACGGTTGCTTGCTCTTTGACGTTGATTTGTCAGTCCTTGCTAACGCCCTCAAGGTTTCAAAAGATAAATTTGAATCAAAAGGTGTGAAATCCGTCCGTGCCCGTGTAACCAATATTGTCAATGAATTGCCAGAAAAAATCACAGTTGAAGAATTCCGAGATTTGCTATTGGAATACATGAAAAAAGAGTACCCAGAGATGACTGAATACGTCTTTTCAGAAGAAGAAATGGCGGAAATCAATCGCATCAAGGATACCAAGTTCGCTACTTGGGACTGGAACTATGGTAAATCACCTGAATTTAACGTCCGTCGTGGAACAAAATTCACCAGTGGTAAGGTTGAAGTTTTTGCCAACGTCATTGAATCAAAAATCCAAGATATCAAGATTTATGGAGACTTCTTTGGTATCGAAGACGTTGTAGCTGTAGAAGATGTCCTTCGTGGTGTGAAATACGAACGCGAAGATGTTCTTAAAGCTCTAGAAACTATTGACATCACACGCTACTTTGCTGGAATTAGCCGTGAAGAAATCGCTGAAGCAGTAGTGGGGTAA
- a CDS encoding pyruvate dehydrogenase, producing MSTLDKNLLLEMFRKMEEIRRMDLKIAQLVKKGKVPGMTHFSVGEEAANVGAMLALNPDDLITSNHRGHGQAIAKGIDLNGMMAEILGKYTGTCKGKGGSMHIADLDAGNLGANGIVGGGMGIAVGAALSQQMQNTGKIVVCFFGDGATNEGVFHEAVNMASIWNLPVVFYCINNGYGISADIKKMTNVEHIHQRSAAYGIPGMFIEDGNNVIDVYEGFKKAVDHVRGGNGPVLIESVTYRWLGHSSSDPGKYRTREEVELWKQKDPIENLRKYLIENNIASAEELEEIQAQVKEAVEASVKFAEESPFPPLESAFEDIYAD from the coding sequence ATGTCAACTTTAGATAAGAATCTTTTGCTAGAGATGTTCCGTAAGATGGAAGAAATCCGTCGCATGGACTTAAAAATTGCTCAGTTAGTGAAAAAGGGAAAAGTTCCCGGTATGACTCACTTTTCTGTCGGAGAGGAAGCTGCTAACGTCGGAGCAATGCTGGCTCTTAATCCAGATGATCTGATTACCTCAAATCACCGTGGACATGGACAGGCCATTGCTAAGGGGATTGACCTCAATGGAATGATGGCTGAAATCCTCGGGAAATACACTGGAACCTGTAAAGGAAAAGGTGGTTCTATGCATATCGCTGACCTGGATGCTGGTAACCTTGGTGCCAATGGTATCGTAGGTGGTGGTATGGGAATCGCTGTTGGTGCAGCCCTCAGTCAGCAAATGCAAAACACTGGAAAAATCGTCGTTTGCTTCTTTGGAGATGGTGCGACCAACGAAGGTGTCTTCCACGAAGCAGTCAACATGGCTTCTATTTGGAACTTGCCAGTTGTTTTCTACTGCATTAACAACGGTTATGGGATCTCTGCGGATATCAAGAAAATGACCAATGTAGAGCATATCCATCAACGTAGTGCGGCATATGGAATTCCTGGAATGTTTATCGAAGATGGGAACAACGTCATCGATGTCTATGAAGGATTTAAGAAAGCTGTAGATCATGTTCGTGGTGGCAATGGCCCAGTCTTGATCGAAAGTGTAACCTATCGCTGGCTTGGCCACTCATCATCTGACCCTGGTAAATATCGTACTCGTGAAGAAGTGGAATTGTGGAAACAAAAAGACCCAATCGAAAACCTTCGCAAATACCTCATTGAAAACAATATTGCAAGTGCAGAAGAATTGGAAGAAATTCAAGCACAAGTCAAGGAAGCAGTAGAAGCTTCTGTTAAATTTGCAGAAGAAAGCCCATTCCCACCACTAGAATCAGCATTTGAAGATATTTACGCAGACTAA
- a CDS encoding multidrug transporter MatE gives MYPTHQFKDKFVLFLKIFFPILIYQFANYSASFVDTTMTGQYNTMDLAGVSTATSLWNPFFTFLTGIVSAMVPIIGHHLGRGKKEEVASDFYQFIYLAFGLSLVLLGMVVFLAPPVLTNIGLEAQVAAVAVSYLWYLSIGIIPLLLFSVIRSLLDSLGLTKLSMYLMLLLLPLNSGFNYLLIYGAFGFPELGGAGAGLGTSLAYWVLLGISILVLFKQERLKALHLEKRIPLNIDKIKEGVRLGLPIGGTVFAEVAIFSVVGLIMAKFSSLIIASHQSAMNFSSLMYAFPMSISSAMAIVVSYEVGAKRFEDAKIYARLGRVTALIFAGLTLSFLYIFRDRVASLYGNDSQFIETTAVFLTYSLFFQLADTFAAPLQGILRGYKDTIVPFYLGLIGYWGVAIPLGYLLDQVTDLGAFAYWIGLIASLIVSGCLYQWRLKTVMKRLS, from the coding sequence ATGTATCCAACCCATCAATTTAAAGACAAGTTTGTCTTATTTCTTAAGATATTTTTCCCTATTCTGATCTATCAATTTGCCAATTATTCTGCCTCTTTTGTTGATACAACCATGACTGGGCAGTACAATACCATGGACTTGGCGGGGGTGTCAACCGCAACGAGTCTATGGAATCCTTTCTTTACTTTTTTAACAGGGATTGTTTCGGCCATGGTTCCCATCATAGGCCATCATCTGGGACGGGGCAAAAAGGAAGAAGTAGCATCTGATTTTTACCAATTTATCTACTTGGCTTTCGGACTGTCTTTGGTCTTGCTTGGAATGGTAGTATTCTTAGCGCCACCTGTCTTAACCAACATCGGACTAGAAGCTCAAGTGGCGGCAGTTGCAGTTTCCTATCTTTGGTACCTGTCTATTGGAATTATTCCCTTGTTGCTGTTCAGTGTCATTCGCTCTTTGTTGGATTCTCTTGGATTGACCAAGCTATCTATGTACCTCATGCTCCTATTACTTCCGCTCAATAGTGGTTTTAACTATCTCTTGATATATGGAGCTTTCGGTTTCCCTGAGCTTGGTGGCGCAGGAGCAGGACTAGGAACTTCACTAGCCTATTGGGTTTTATTGGGGATTTCTATTCTTGTTTTATTCAAACAAGAAAGGTTAAAAGCGTTACATCTTGAAAAACGCATTCCACTAAATATAGATAAAATCAAGGAAGGTGTTCGATTAGGTCTACCAATCGGGGGAACCGTATTTGCTGAAGTAGCCATTTTCTCCGTGGTTGGACTAATCATGGCTAAGTTTTCATCGCTCATCATTGCCAGTCACCAGTCAGCTATGAATTTTTCGAGTCTCATGTATGCTTTTCCTATGAGTATTTCCTCTGCTATGGCGATTGTTGTGTCTTACGAGGTGGGGGCCAAACGTTTTGAGGATGCAAAAATCTATGCTCGTCTGGGGAGAGTAACCGCCCTTATTTTTGCAGGTCTTACCCTATCTTTTCTCTACATTTTTAGAGATCGTGTAGCAAGTCTATATGGGAATGACTCTCAGTTCATTGAAACAACTGCTGTATTTCTAACCTACAGTCTCTTTTTCCAGCTAGCTGATACCTTTGCGGCTCCGCTCCAAGGAATTTTAAGAGGGTATAAGGACACTATCGTTCCTTTCTATCTTGGCTTAATCGGATATTGGGGAGTAGCGATACCACTAGGATATCTACTAGATCAAGTAACTGACTTAGGGGCATTTGCCTACTGGATTGGGTTAATTGCCAGCTTGATTGTTTCTGGTTGTTTGTATCAATGGCGTTTGAAAACCGTAATGAAAAGATTGAGCTAA
- a CDS encoding HAD family hydrolase: MPYKFLLFDLDHTLLDFDAAEDVALTQLLKEEGVADIQAYKDYYVPMNKALWKDLEQKKISKQELVNTRFSRLFAHFGLEKDGRLLAQRYQFYLAQQGQTLSGAHELLDSLIERDYDLYAATNGITVIQTGRLAQSGLAPYFNQVFISEQLQTQKPDALFYEKIGQQIVGFSKEKTLMIGDSLTADIQGGNNAGIDTIWYNPHHLENHTQAQPTYEVHSYQDLLNFLDAL, from the coding sequence ATGCCCTACAAATTTCTACTTTTTGATCTAGATCACACCTTGCTTGATTTTGATGCTGCTGAGGATGTAGCTTTGACACAACTTCTAAAAGAAGAAGGAGTTGCGGATATCCAAGCCTATAAAGACTATTACGTTCCTATGAACAAGGCTCTATGGAAGGACTTGGAGCAAAAGAAAATCAGTAAACAAGAACTGGTTAACACGCGCTTTTCACGTTTGTTTGCTCATTTTGGACTGGAGAAAGACGGTAGGTTGCTTGCTCAGCGTTACCAATTTTACTTAGCCCAACAGGGACAAACTCTGTCGGGTGCTCATGAACTCTTGGATAGCCTCATCGAACGTGATTATGATCTGTACGCTGCGACAAATGGCATTACTGTCATTCAGACGGGTCGTCTGGCTCAATCAGGTCTGGCTCCCTATTTCAACCAAGTCTTTATCTCCGAGCAATTGCAAACGCAAAAGCCTGATGCATTATTCTATGAAAAAATCGGTCAGCAGATTGTAGGATTTAGTAAAGAAAAGACGCTGATGATCGGAGATTCCTTAACGGCTGATATTCAAGGAGGCAATAATGCAGGGATTGATACTATCTGGTACAATCCTCATCACCTCGAAAATCATACACAAGCCCAGCCAACTTATGAAGTTCATTCTTACCAAGACTTGCTGAATTTTTTAGATGCTTTGTAG